One Deinococcus sp. LM3 genomic region harbors:
- a CDS encoding type II toxin-antitoxin system antitoxin SocA domain-containing protein, which produces MTHPEPVTPWPAALPPGGYAAEVVANAFIELARREGRHLTQMQVHKLVFIAHGYALALLGRPLTYNTVHAWKNGPVIRRLWERWGGRGVQPIESPLPVAPSEPDLHADPDAAEVIRSVWSAYGSMDGLELSRLTHRAGSPWAQVYAARADLIPDEITREYYIALARSA; this is translated from the coding sequence ATGACCCACCCTGAGCCCGTCACCCCCTGGCCCGCCGCGCTGCCCCCCGGTGGGTACGCCGCCGAGGTCGTGGCGAACGCCTTCATCGAACTGGCCCGCCGTGAGGGGCGGCACCTGACGCAGATGCAGGTGCACAAACTGGTGTTCATCGCGCACGGCTACGCGCTGGCCCTGCTGGGCCGCCCCCTGACGTACAACACCGTGCACGCCTGGAAGAATGGCCCGGTCATCCGCCGCCTGTGGGAACGCTGGGGCGGGCGGGGCGTGCAGCCCATCGAGTCGCCGCTGCCGGTCGCGCCGTCCGAACCGGACCTGCACGCCGACCCGGACGCGGCCGAGGTGATCCGCAGCGTCTGGAGCGCCTACGGCAGCATGGACGGCCTGGAACTCTCGCGCCTGACCCACCGCGCCGGCAGCCCCTGGGCGCAGGTGTACGCGGCCCGCGCGGACCTGATTCCCGACGAGATCACCCGCGAGTACTACATCGCCCTGGCCCGCAGCGCCTGA